In one Drosophila pseudoobscura strain MV-25-SWS-2005 chromosome X, UCI_Dpse_MV25, whole genome shotgun sequence genomic region, the following are encoded:
- the Rbf gene encoding retinoblastoma family protein, producing the protein MSNDGQEQELGAEVVSGAVVTDDTLEITKAKYTNLCRELNMDSQTEEDGWAMYLDVRQRCVMEGDSLMWLCCCLFAACRRSSTPTVIGQDAVVRGNCVSLNNLLRCCQMSIYDFKTKIKQWCDMANLPQEFVNEIEVLDRKFSITFTLYKRFRNIFDKIFNCPPNEKRHSKYISLHANHANGKCSYIKLDDICWRLFLCAKNQKPSTTVDLVTSFNLMICCIDLIYNNVLAEKRTDLINPKFDGLPNNWTEVDFKANPHCILTYFCDMTEEAKAMKATTFREIMSSFFQTMTIYGHKDNMLGLLANENFERNLKSLNISYEQYVLSVGEFDERILSAYDASDHTNLNDQALRPPVTPLTRKQDLPAQPAMAGEKFEPVLNATNNVKQLSAFDRITEPTEYVKQAGDEVIAKLLKIIEDIKLKFLAKYPSGEAKSRFRLAKSFYYYLLDQILQAEIKNKPEFDLKRLLVQKISLDIFNITLMACCVELVLEAYKTELKFPWVLECFSISAFEFQKIIEIVVRHGSHEGCLNRYLIKHLNSIEETCLERLAWASNSPVWDMIATAPKPLPTHYDVNCDRTAGALQIFLRKVYLLGWLRIQKLCSELILIDKAPERIWHIFEHSITQKTDLMKDRHLDQIIMCAIYIYIRVSKLEDPKFSDIMRAYRNQPQAVNSVYREVLFDLNDDGQPKVTDIIYFYNHKYVPLMKQFAIDYLNMTPDVTGCKIKAADLLLSPHPSERAAQPKKVTQNHSLYVTQMPKNEIQQSPNQMVYEFYRSPAKDLQLMNEKVRGGKRMLSFGDEPGLGQLETKRINLPTHLSQIKAVMDDRESEPRDPK; encoded by the exons ATGAGCAACGACGGCCAAGAGCAGGAGCTGGGCGCCGAGGTGGTCAGTGGGGCCGTGGTCACCGACGACACCCTGGAGATCACTAAAGCCAAATACACGAATCTGTGCCGCGAACTCAATATGGACAGCCAGACGGAGGAGGACGGCTGGGCGATGTACCTTGATGTGAGGCAGCGCTGCGTCATGGAG GGTGACTCCTTGATGTGGCTTTGTTGCTGTCTCTTTGCGGCCTGCCGTCGGTCGAGCACGCCCACGGTGATTGGACAGGATGCCGTGGTGCGCGGCAATTGCGTATCCCTCAACAATCTGCTGCGGTGCTGCCAGATGAG CATCTACGACTTCAAGACCAAGATCAAGCAGTGGTGCGACATGGCCAACCTGCCGCAGGAGTTTGTCAACGAGATCGAGGTACTGGATCGCAAGTTCAGCATCACATTCACATTGTACAAACGCTTTCGTAACATCTTTGACAAGATCTTCAACTGTCCGCCCAACGAGAAACGTCACTCGAAATATAT TTCCCTGCATGCCAATCACGCCAATGGCAAATGCTCCTACATCAAACTGGATGACATTTGCTGGCGGCTGTTTTTGTGCGCCAAGAACCAGAAGCCGAGCACCACAGTTGACCTGGTCACGTCTTTCAACCTGATGATCTGCTGCATCGATCTGATCTACAACAATGTGCTGGCCGAGAAGCGCACTGATCTCATCAATCCTAAATTCGACGGCCTGCCTAACAACTGGACGGAGGTGGACTTCAAGGCGAATCCCCACTGCATACTGACTTACTTCTGCGACATGACTGAAGAGGCCAAGGCCATGAAGGCCACCACCTTCAGGGAGATCATGTCCAGCTTCTTTCAGACAATG ACCATCTATGGCCACAAAGATAACATGCTGGGCCTCTTGGCCAACGAGAACTTTGAGCGCAACTTAAAGTCGCTCAACATCAGCTACGAGCAGTACGTTCTGAGCGTGGGCGAGTTCGACGAGCGCATCCTGAGCGCCTACGACGCCAGCGATCACACCAACCTGAACGACCAGGCCCTTAGACCCCCGGTCACGCCGCTGACACGCAAACAAGATCTGCCAGCCCAGCCGGCGATGGCCGGTGAGAAGTTCGAACCCGTTCTCAATGCCACCAACAATGTGAAGCAGCTGAGTGCCTTCGATCGCATCACCGAGCCCACGGAATATGTCAA GCAAGCTGGCGATGAGGTGATTGCCAAGCTGCTGAAAATCATCGAGGACATCAAGCTTAAGTTCCTCGCCAAATATCCGTCGGGGGAGGCGAAGAGCCGCTTCCGACTGGCCAAGTCCTTCTACTACTATCTGCTGGATCAGATCTTGCAGGCGGAAATCAAGAACAAGCCCGAGTTCGATCTCAAGCGTCTGCTGGTGCAGAAGATCTCGCTTGACATCTTTAACATCACGCTTATGGCCTGCTGcgtggagctggtgctggaggCCTACAAGACGGAGCTCAAGTTCCCCTGGGTGCTCGAGTGTTTCAGTATTAGTGCCTTTGAGTTTCAGAAGATCATCGAGATTGTCGTGCGACACGGCTCGCACGAGGGCTGCCTCAACCGCTACCTCATTAAGCATCTCAACTCGATCGAGGAGACCTGCCTCGAGCGCCTGGCCTGGGCGAGTAACTCCCCCGTCTGGGACATGATCGCCACCGCCCCTAAGCCGCTGCCCACCCACTACGACGTGAACTGCGACCGCACCGCCGGCGCCCTGCAGATCTTTCTGCGCAAGGTCTACCTCCTCGGCTGGCTGCGCATCCAGAAGCTCTGCTCTGAACTGATTCTGATCGACAAGGCGCCCGAGCGCATCTGGCACATTTTCGAGCACTCaatcacacaaaaaacagACCTCATGAAGGACCGCCATCTCGACCAAATTATCATGTGtgcaatatatatttacataagG GTATCGAAACTAGAGGATCCAAAATTCAGCGACATTATGCGCGCCTATCGCAATCAACCGCAGGCGGTGAACAGCGTCTATCGCGAGGTGCTCTTCGACCTCAACGACGATGGGCAGCCGAAGGTGACGGACATTATATACTTCTATAACCACAAGTATGTGCCGCTGATGAAGCAGTTTGCGATCGACTACCTGAATATGACTCCGGACGTGACCGGGTGCAAGATAAAGGCCGCCGATCTACTGCTTTCACCCCATCCCTCGGAGCGGGCCGCCCAGCCGAAGAAGGTCACGCAGAATCACTCGCTGTATGTCACGCAAATGCCCAAGAACGAGATCCAACAGTCGCCGAATCAGATGGTCTACGAGTTCTATCGCAGCCCCGCTAAG GATCTGCAACTGATGAACGAGAAGGTGCGCGGGGGCAAGCGCATGCTCAGCTTCGGAGATGAGCCCGGCCTGGGCCAACTCGAGACGAAGCGCATCAATCTGCCAACACACCTCAGCCAGATAAAGGCGGTGATGGACGACCGGGAGAGCGAGCCGCGGGATCCCAAGTAG
- the LOC4814274 gene encoding uncharacterized protein encodes MFFSESIELSCGVGRPNPNFQRLIPFIEPPSDEYEGPGSQAPALLDLSLVKIQQDSYRLTTPHKPSGKKPSEDFVRATIVDVDPLTGGPWLRHKIFYRSSPRKVQPHSSLKRRQKMTNLVTSTMLKQSLPENFTETLENTDREMKVLWRRGQSPPNNFINLEPRPVPAMIEILGPKNLLETESEQSDTELSSINLEESMYSSLPPFLSRVDPIDMPCSQTTVHVRTELIYEISGASIQQSIEFNHLEEEFGAKNMLDDLDTQEPCESACKMFETDDSLKELGPNYITTEMIGDTIGGSINHQPPTTATTLDEVQQHMRERVKVTAEKLTKKLESLAEQLPRMFQQEKSVSTATQLPECHPRLGAGAVSVTFLMKNEAACQRRRVVHCRPIVHEPLCDFNSADSVTVVKPTPKHQASGTQRDVQKKEQTSGASLTLSVGRDTLQVLDRGAIPETEEPSCSHA; translated from the exons ATGTTTTTTAGCGAGTCCATCGAGCTGTCGTGTGGTGTAGGCCGTCCAAATCCGAACTTCCAGCGACTGATTCCTTTCATAGAGCCCCCTAGCGATGAGTATGAGGGTCCCGGAAGCCAGGCCCCGGCACTTCTCGACCTCTCCCTGGTAAAGATCCAGCAGGACA GTTACAGATTGACAACACCGCACAAGCCATCGGGGAAGAAGCCTTCCGAGGACTTTGTCAGGGCCACCATCGTGGATGTGGATCCCCTAACGGGTGGGCCCTGGTTGCGGCACAAGATCTTTTATCGGTCATCTCCCCGAAAAGTGCAGCCGCACTCCTCGCTGAAGCGTCGCCAAAAGATGACCAATTTGGTTACGTCCACTATGCTCAAGCAGAGTTTACCGGAAAATTTCACGGAGACGCTGGAAAACACTGACAGGGAAATGAAGGTTCTCTGGAGGCGTGGACAGTCCCCACCGAACAACTTTATTAACCTGGAGCCTCGTCCGGTTCCGGCCATGATCGAGATTCTAGGGCCGAAGAATCTCCTAGAGACAGAGTCAGAACAAAGCGACACAGAGCTGAGCTCCATCAATTTGGAGGAGTCCATGTATTCTTCACTCCCACCATTTCTATCTCGCGTAGACCCGATTGATATGCCCTGCAGCCAAACCACTGTCCACGTCCGTACGGAGCTGATTTATGAAATATCCGGGGCTTCCATACAACAATCGATAGAGTTCAATCATTTGGAGGAAGAGTTTGGAGCGAAGAATATGCTAGACGATCTAGATACCCAAGAGCCGTGTGAGTCTGCTTGTAAAATGTTTGAAACAGACGACTCTTTGAAGGAACTGGGACCCAATTACATCACTACAGAGATGATTGGCGATACGATTGGGGGATCGATCAACCACCAGCCACCAACGACAGCCACCACTTTGGACGAGGTCCAGCAGCACATGCGGGAACGGGTTAAGGTGACAGCCGAGAAGCTGACCAAAAAATTGGAGTCCCTCGCTGAACAGTTGCCGCGCATGTTCCAGCAGGAGAAGAGCGTCTCCACAGCCACTCAATTGCCAGAATGTCATCCCAGGctaggagcaggagcagtcTCAGTAACGTTTCTCATGAAGAACGAGGCAGCTTGTCAGAGAAGACGCGTCGTCCATTGTCGTCCGATAGTTCACGAGCCTCTATGCGATTTCAACTCGGCAGATAGCGTGACGGTGGTTAAGCCTACACCTAAGCATCAAGCGAGTGGAACTCAACGTGATGTCCAAAAAAAGGAGCAGACGTCTGGAGCATCCCTGACCCTTTCTGTGGGGCGCGACACGCTGCAGGTGCTAGATCGCGGAGCCATTCCAGAGACAGAGGAACCAAGTTGCAGTCATGCGTAG
- the LOC26533384 gene encoding translation initiation factor IF-2, translating to MSTTINLAVAVLCLLHLVGAIAGQQHLLTRPQRSSLFGGSPALDSLASFGSIGHLAPLTSAGWNSVTPIVGEWAYNPIGLGHMSKDELVTLLDAWREVEQEVATSPVPEPLETTTTPAPPRRPRPPPPPPPPPPPRPVVLAPAPNPLAPGTPVTVRLPAFVPVRLAAMFTPRAPDAVAPAAGGDDLVTDDVTDSEAMPRLFRFMQMAAPRAPSSRRQQQQQQQIVVRNTLDSIEAGTSPARNRLKPSPRVAQAAPQPAPVSPFHARLGMPDQLANARLELVPSSQIIGDWRE from the exons ATGTCCACAACAATAAATTTAGCGGTAGCGGTACTCTGTCTCCTGCATTTAGTGGGAGCCATTGCTGGCCAGCAGCATCTCCTCACGCGTCCTCAGCGGAGCTCCCTCTTCGGTGGGTCACCCGCTTTGGATTCTCTCGCTTCCTTCGGCTCCATCGGTCACCTGGCTCCCCTTACATCAGCCGGCTGGAACAGCGTGACACCGATTGTCGGGGAGTGGGCCTACAATCCGATTGGTCTGGGACACATGAGCAAGGATGAGCTGGTGACCCTGCTGGACGCTTGGCGAGAGGTAGAGCAGGAAGTGGCCACCAgcccagtgccagagccactGGAAACCACCACAACGCCGGCACCACCAAGGCGACCCcgtccgcctcctcctcctccaccgcctccACCACCACGGCCAGTAGTGCTTGCGCCTGCTCCCAATCCGCTAGCACCTGGTACTCCAGTTACCGTTCGACTGCCGGCCTTTGTCCCCGTCCGGCTGGCGGCCATGTTCACTCCCCGCGCTCCCGATGCcgttgctcctgctgctggcggggATGACCTGGTCACCGATGATGTAACAGACAGCGAGGCCATGCCCCGCCTCTTCCGCTTCATGCAGATGGCCGCGCCACGCGCCCCATCGTCTCgtcgccagcaacagcagcagcagcagatcgtAGTGCGGAATACGCTGGACAGCATCGAAGCGGGCACCTCGCCGGCCAGGAACCGCTTGAAGCCCAGCCCCAGGGTGGCCCAGGCGGCCCCACAGCCTGCGCCAGTGTCTCCCTTCCATGCCAG GCTCGGAATGCCGGACCAGCTGGCCAACGCTCGCCTGGAGCTCGTGCCCTCGTCGCAGATCATCGGCGACTGGCGAGAGTGA
- the Sec22 gene encoding vesicle-trafficking protein SEC22b-B, giving the protein MAMLTMIARGIDGLPLVGTMQEDEQSGRTILDYQNQAKMLFRKLGTHSPARSSIETGPYLFHVLIENDVCYLVMVDKMYSKRLAFNYLEDLAQEFHTHYGRRVNSVTRPYAFIEFDVYIQKAKRQLTDRRRNINNINTQLQDVQRIMVQNIDDVLQRGTVLADLDTKTQNLSLMSQKYKKDAKLLNRKSMVMKVAAVGIVFIIFFLYFWVL; this is encoded by the exons ATGGCGATGCTTACAATGATAGCCAGAGGCATCGATGGCCTGCCACTGGTAGGCACCATGCAGGAAGACGAGCAG AGCGGACGCACCATCTTGGATTATCAGAACCAGGCGAAGATGCTCTTCCGGAAGCTGGGCACACACTCGCCGGCCAGGAGTAGCATCGAGACGGGACCATACCTATTCCA CGTTCTAATCGAGAATGACGTTTGCTACTTGGTCATGGTCGATAAAATGTATTCCAAGCGACTGGCGTTCAACTACCTGGAGGACCTTGCCCAGGAGTTCCACACACACTATGGGCGGAGGGTGAACTCGGTGACCCGGCCCTATGCCTTCATCGAGTTCGATGTGTACATACAGAAGGCGAAAAGGCAACTGACGGACCGCAGGCGAAACATCAACAATATCAACACACAGCTCCAGGACGTGCAGCGCATCATGGTGCAGAACATCGACGACGTGCTACAACGTGGCACGGTCTTGGCGG ACCTCGACACGAAGACCCAGAACCTGTCGCTGATGTCGCAAAAGTACAAGAAGGATGCCAAATTACTCAACCGCAAGTCGATGGTCATGAAGGTGGCGGCTGTCGGCATCGTTTTCATCATCTTTTTCCTCTACTTCTGGGTTTTGTAA